From Pan troglodytes isolate AG18354 chromosome 1, NHGRI_mPanTro3-v2.0_pri, whole genome shotgun sequence:
TCGTTCCCACGACagcccccagctcctcctccgATCAGCACAGCTTTGATCTATAATCGCCTATTTGCTGGCCAGTTCTCCCCAGGAGCCTCTAAGTTCCTTAAGAGTAGAGACTGTGTCCGTGTGGCTCTAGGGCAGCCCCAATGCTTGGTATAAGAACTTAACAGGTGCTCACCGAATCTTCCTGGAATGAAGGAGTGCAGGACCTGCGCTGAACACTTTCCATACCTTTCCTCATGCCTGACAGAAGTTCATGAGGTGGATgctactattccatggtgtagtcCAGGAAGACAAGGTTTCAGAGGCTGAAAAtttgcccgaggtcacacagctggcaaacTGTAGGAAATGGATTCCAACAGCAGTCTGTGCACCTCAAAGGGTTCTCTTCTCACCATCTCTACCCTCCTTCCCAagtcattttctctctctgaccttgttttctcatctgtacaatgggaacAAAAATCGTGCCCAACACAGAGCCTGGCACTAAaggttctcagtaaatatttgtgcatCCTCTCCCAATCTCTGAGGCTTATTTAGGACGCATTTTCCTGGGCCAAAACTTCGTGCATGCACATGTTCACAGAAACAGGTGCAGAGCTCGACGAAGCACATCTTCAGCACGGGGGACTCAGTTGGCGCTTAACCAATATGTGCCGGGCAGAGGAGCATTAGTTTAGCAAAGGCTGACGAGTACCCAGACAAAAAGCCACAATAGTGACTCAGGCACAGgaaccctccccctgccccaagTTCCCTGTCAATTATTCTCCGCCACCACTCCCCTTCCTCTAGCCCAAGGCGcgggaaatatttaaaacaattttattcatGAAAATATGCTGTACAATGCACTCTACACAGCCTCGACAcggcacacacgcacacgcacactcTGACGGCACGGCCACGGTACACTGCCTACGATACGCGCCGGGGACGCCGCGCCCACCGCCCGTCCCGGCCGGACACTTATAAATATGGGAGAAGGGCCAGAACTGGCGCGGAGAAAGGGGCGTCGGGGTTGGGGGTGGACAGGGCTGAGGCCCGCTGGAGAAGCTGAGACCAGTACTAGGGGGTGGGGGCGGTTGAAGAGAGGGACTGACTCCGACGGGGGAGGGGAGAAGCGAGGGCCGACAGGGATGGGAGGGGGAGACTGAACTGTGGGGGTGGCGGTCGTCGGAGGGCGATTTGGGGGTGGAGGGCTGCTCAGGGTGGGTGGATATAGGTAGGTGTGAGTTTTCCGCAGAGGGTTGCTGGCTTCGGGTGGGTGAGACCAAGACCAGTGGGAAAGTGTGTCAAGTGGGAATCAGATCCGTGTTTGGGGTGGGCGCGGGGTCACGGCTAGGGCTCCGCAAATGAAACTGAAGATTTGTAAACGCTCCCTGGCCCATCTCCTAGTTGGCTTCCCCAACCACCGTCCACACCAGGCGGCCCACCCCGCTCCTCCCTACTCCCAGCCAGCCTGGAATTCAGCCTCCTCTCCCAGGCTTCCTGCCCAGGAGAAGGGGGTGGATCTCAGGAGTGTGGGCAGGAGCAGTGGGGTGCCCcggcccctccctccccttccccggCGGCCGGCCTCCGAGAGGGGTCCCTAGCTGGGCTGGGGCCGCCTCCTGGGGAGCTAGAGTCGGGGGCAGGGACCCGGGAATCAGGATGGGAAGACAGAGGCCCCCTGGGGACGGGACGGGGCGCCCGGAGGCGGGAGGCGGCCCTCAGCCCGGCACCCAGCTCTGGTTGGGGGGCGGGGCCCCGGCCAGGCCCGGCGGCGGCGGAGGCAGGGCCGAATCGAAGTTGAAGTCCATTTCGTCGCTGTCCATGAAGTCGTTGAGGATGATGGACTCCACGTCGCACTCGAGGCTCCCGCTGAACATGTCGAGGTCCAGGTCGGCCGGGAAGCGGTCGGGCGCGGCGCCCAGCGgcccggcggcggcggccgcgtAGGGCCCCGGCAGCGCGTCCAGCAGGAGGCCGCCGGGCGGGCCCCCGAAGGCGGCGGCGTGGCCCGGCGGTGCCAGGCCCGCGGCGCCCGCCTCGCCGGGCAGCGTCATAAGGCTGATGGGGTGGGCTAAGGCACTGCGCGAGGGCGCGGGCGGCGCGTACGGGGCCGCCCCCTTGCCGGGGTAGGCGGCGGCTGCGCCCGCCAGCGCCAGCTCCCCCGGCGCACCCAGCACCGGGCCGGGCCTgggcgcgggcggcggcggcggcagcagcgcgGGCAGCGCCCCAGGGCGGAAGGGCGCCGCGGCTGGCGCGAAGCTGGCCTGCTTGTTCTCCTGGATGGTCTGCATGGGCAGGCGGCGCAGAGCGCCCATCGCCGGCGGCCCGAAGCCCCCGCCCCCGCCGTAGGCGCCGCCCTTGCAGCCGCCGAAGTAGGCGGGCGTCCCGGCGCGGGCCCGCGGCCCGTACGCGTCCTGCGCGCCGTCCAGCAGGCCCTCGGGCAgccccgcgccgccgccgccgtgcAGGCCCAGCGGGCCTCCCAGCTCGGCCAGGCGGGGCAGCTCACCCGGACAGCGCGCGCCCAGCGCCGGCGACAGCGCGCTGGCGGGGCTTGGGTACATGAGCGGCGATGATGGCGCCAGGGCCTCCAGGGCCTCGTCGTCCTCCAGCTCGGCCGCCTCCCCGAGCAGGGGTCTCCCGCCGCCGCGGAAGTCGGCCCAAGCCTCGTAGTCGTCGCTG
This genomic window contains:
- the FOXO6 gene encoding forkhead box protein O6 — its product is MAAKLRAHQVDVDPDFAPQSRPRSCTWPLPQPDLAGDEDGALGAGVAEGAEDCGPERRATAPAMAPAPPLGAEVGPLRKAKSSRRNAWGNLSYADLITKAIESAPDKRLTLSQIYDWMVRYVPYFKDKGDSNSSAGWKNSIRHNLSLHTRFIRVQNEGTGKSSWWMLNPEGGKTGKTPRRRAVSMDNGAKFLRIKGKASKKKQLQAPERSPDDSSPSAPAPGPVPAAAKWAASPASHASDDYEAWADFRGGGRPLLGEAAELEDDEALEALAPSSPLMYPSPASALSPALGARCPGELPRLAELGGPLGLHGGGGAGLPEGLLDGAQDAYGPRARAGTPAYFGGCKGGAYGGGGGFGPPAMGALRRLPMQTIQENKQASFAPAAAPFRPGALPALLPPPPPAPRPGPVLGAPGELALAGAAAAYPGKGAAPYAPPAPSRSALAHPISLMTLPGEAGAAGLAPPGHAAAFGGPPGGLLLDALPGPYAAAAAGPLGAAPDRFPADLDLDMFSGSLECDVESIILNDFMDSDEMDFNFDSALPPPPPGLAGAPPPNQSWVPG